A genomic segment from Bacteroidota bacterium encodes:
- a CDS encoding sigma-70 family RNA polymerase sigma factor, with amino-acid sequence MRQLKITKSITNRESASLDKYLQEIGREELISAEEEVILAKKIRDGDQVALEKLTKANLRFVVSVAKQYQNQGLSLPDLINEGNLGLIKAAKRFDETRGFKFISYAVWWIRQSILQALAEQARIVRLPLNQVGSLNKINKAFSKLEQEFERAPSAEELSAILELPEDKVADTMRVSGRHVSMDAPFVQGEENTLLDVLINSDSPRADSSLISESLQREIERSLSTLTDRERDVIKLFYGIGFSHEFTLEEIGDKFDLTRERVRQIKEKAIKRLKHSSRSKHLKTYLG; translated from the coding sequence ATGAGACAGCTCAAAATCACCAAATCCATTACCAACCGTGAAAGCGCCTCGTTAGATAAATACTTACAAGAGATAGGCCGCGAAGAATTAATCAGTGCCGAAGAGGAAGTGATATTGGCGAAAAAAATCAGAGATGGCGACCAGGTAGCTCTTGAAAAATTGACCAAAGCCAATTTACGTTTCGTGGTTTCGGTTGCCAAGCAATACCAAAATCAAGGTTTAAGTTTACCCGATTTAATTAATGAGGGAAATTTAGGTTTGATTAAGGCTGCAAAGCGATTTGATGAAACCCGTGGTTTTAAATTTATTTCCTATGCAGTATGGTGGATTCGTCAATCAATTTTACAAGCATTGGCTGAGCAGGCGCGTATTGTTCGTTTGCCTTTGAATCAGGTAGGATCATTAAATAAAATAAACAAGGCATTTTCAAAATTGGAGCAAGAATTTGAACGTGCTCCATCGGCAGAAGAATTATCTGCGATTTTAGAATTGCCCGAAGATAAAGTAGCCGATACCATGCGTGTATCGGGCCGCCACGTAAGTATGGATGCACCTTTTGTACAAGGTGAGGAAAATACTTTGTTGGATGTGTTAATCAATAGCGATTCACCAAGAGCCGACAGTTCCTTAATTTCAGAAAGTTTGCAACGTGAAATTGAGCGTTCTTTATCAACCTTAACGGATCGTGAACGTGATGTAATAAAATTGTTTTATGGCATTGGTTTCAGCCATGAATTTACCTTAGAAGAAATCGGTGATAAATTTGATTTAACGCGCGAACGAGTGCGTCAAATCAAAGAAAAAGCAATTAAGCGTTTGAAGCATTCATCTCGTAGTAAGCATTTGAAGACTTATTTGGGATAA